One Gossypium raimondii isolate GPD5lz chromosome 3, ASM2569854v1, whole genome shotgun sequence genomic window carries:
- the LOC105794627 gene encoding glutamate--glyoxylate aminotransferase 2 isoform X2, translated as MGLKALDYETMNENVKKVQYAVRGELYLRASELQKEGKKIIFTNVGNPQALGQKPLTFPRQVVALCQAPFLLDDPNVGLIFPADAIARAKHYLSLTSGGLGAYSDSRGIPGVRKEVAEFIERRDGYPSDPELIFLTDGASKGVMQILNCIIRGQGDGVLVPVPQYPLYSATISLFGGSLVPYYLEETANWGLDVNNLRESVAQARFKGITVRAMVIINPGNPTGQCLSEANLREILNFCYQENLVLLGDEVYQQNIYQDERPFISSRKVLMDMGPPISKDVQLVSFHTVSKGYWGECGQRGGYFEMTNIPPKTVDEIYKIASISLSPNVPAQIFMGLMVNPLKPGDVSYDQFVRESKGILESLRRRARIMTDGFNSCKNVVCNFTEGAMYSFPQLRLPPKAIEAAKQAGKVPDVFYCLKLLEATGISTVPGSGFGQKEGVFHLRTTILPAEEDMPEIMSSFKKFNDEFMAQYEDNWNRSRM; from the exons ATGGGTCTTAAGGCATTAGACTATGAGACAATGAATGAAAACGTGAAGAAAGTTCAATATGCAGTTAGAGGTGAGTTGTATCTTCGAGCTTCTGAGCTTCAGAAGGAAGGGAAGAAG attattttcacaaatgtTGGCAATCCTCAAGCTCTTGGACAGAAGCCACTGACTTTCCCTCGTCAG GTGGTTGCTTTGTGCCAAGCCCCATTTCTGCTAGATGATCCTAATGTAGGACTTATATTTCCTGCTGATGCCATTGCAAGAGCAAAACATTATCTTTCATTGACTTCTGGTGGTCTAG GTGCATATAGTGATTCCAGAGGTATTCCAGGCGTTAGGAAGGAGGTTGCTGAATTCATTGAGAGGCGTGATGGGTATCCTAG TGACCCAGAGCTCATATTTCTCACTGACGGTGCCAGCAAAGGTGTGATGCAGATCTTGAATTGTATTATCCGTGGTCAAGGGGATGGG GTTTTGGTTCCTGTTCCACAGTATCCACTTTACTCAGCTACAATATCTCTCTTTGGCGGTTCACTTGTTCCTTACTACCTAGAAGAGACTGCAAACTGGGGGCTGGACGTAAACAATCTTCGTGAATCAGTTGCACAGGCTCGCTTCAAAGGAATAACT GTGAGAGCAATGGTAATTATTAACCCTGGGAACCCTACTGGTCAGTGTCTCAGTGAAGCTAATTTAAGagaaatattgaatttttgttacCAAGAAAACTTGGTATTACTTGGAGATGAGGTTTACCAACAGAATATATACCAGGACGAGCGCCCCTTTATCAGTTCTAGAAAG GTGTTGATGGATATGGGGCCACCAATTAGCAAGGATGTCCAGCTCGTTTCTTTCCACACTGTGTCTAAAGGATATTGGGGTGAATGTGGGCAGCGAGGGGGATACTTTGAGATGACCAACATTCCTCCAAAG ACAGTTGACGAGATATACAAGATTGCATCAATATCCCTCAGTCCTAATGTTCCCGCTCAGATATTT ATGGGATTGATGGTCAACCCACTCAAACCTGGAGATGTTTCATATGATCAATTTGTTAGGGAAAG CAAAGGAATCCTTGAATCATTGAGAAGAAGAGCAAGGATAATGACTGATGGATTTAACAGCTGCAAAAATGTGGTTTGTAATTTCACTGAAG GTGCCATGTATTCTTTTCCTCAATTACGCTTACCACCAAAAGCTATAGAAGCTGCCAAACAGGCAGGAAAAGTCCCAGATGTTTTCTACTGTCTCAAGTTGTTGGAAGCAACAGGCATCTCAACTGTCCCGGGCTCCGGATTCGGACAAAAAGAAGG GGTTTTCCACTTGAGGACTACAATTCTACCTGCTGAGGAAGACATGCCTGAAATCATGTCGAGTTTCAAGAAATTCAACGACGAGTTCATGGCTCAATATGAAGATAACTGGAATCGTTCAAGGATGTGA
- the LOC105794627 gene encoding glutamate--glyoxylate aminotransferase 2 isoform X1, with product MGLKALDYETMNENVKKVQYAVRGELYLRASELQKEGKKIIFTNVGNPQALGQKPLTFPRQVVALCQAPFLLDDPNVGLIFPADAIARAKHYLSLTSGGLGAYSDSRGIPGVRKEVAEFIERRDGYPSDPELIFLTDGASKGVMQILNCIIRGQGDGVLVPVPQYPLYSATISLFGGSLVPYYLEETANWGLDVNNLRESVAQARFKGITVRAMVIINPGNPTGQCLSEANLREILNFCYQENLVLLGDEVYQQNIYQDERPFISSRKVLMDMGPPISKDVQLVSFHTVSKGYWGECGQRGGYFEMTNIPPKTVDEIYKIASISLSPNVPAQIFMGLMVNPLKPGDVSYDQFVRESKGILESLRRRARIMTDGFNSCKNVVCNFTEGKSLLSTGHSKAFVFCDFFSALLLGYHTGAMYSFPQLRLPPKAIEAAKQAGKVPDVFYCLKLLEATGISTVPGSGFGQKEGVFHLRTTILPAEEDMPEIMSSFKKFNDEFMAQYEDNWNRSRM from the exons ATGGGTCTTAAGGCATTAGACTATGAGACAATGAATGAAAACGTGAAGAAAGTTCAATATGCAGTTAGAGGTGAGTTGTATCTTCGAGCTTCTGAGCTTCAGAAGGAAGGGAAGAAG attattttcacaaatgtTGGCAATCCTCAAGCTCTTGGACAGAAGCCACTGACTTTCCCTCGTCAG GTGGTTGCTTTGTGCCAAGCCCCATTTCTGCTAGATGATCCTAATGTAGGACTTATATTTCCTGCTGATGCCATTGCAAGAGCAAAACATTATCTTTCATTGACTTCTGGTGGTCTAG GTGCATATAGTGATTCCAGAGGTATTCCAGGCGTTAGGAAGGAGGTTGCTGAATTCATTGAGAGGCGTGATGGGTATCCTAG TGACCCAGAGCTCATATTTCTCACTGACGGTGCCAGCAAAGGTGTGATGCAGATCTTGAATTGTATTATCCGTGGTCAAGGGGATGGG GTTTTGGTTCCTGTTCCACAGTATCCACTTTACTCAGCTACAATATCTCTCTTTGGCGGTTCACTTGTTCCTTACTACCTAGAAGAGACTGCAAACTGGGGGCTGGACGTAAACAATCTTCGTGAATCAGTTGCACAGGCTCGCTTCAAAGGAATAACT GTGAGAGCAATGGTAATTATTAACCCTGGGAACCCTACTGGTCAGTGTCTCAGTGAAGCTAATTTAAGagaaatattgaatttttgttacCAAGAAAACTTGGTATTACTTGGAGATGAGGTTTACCAACAGAATATATACCAGGACGAGCGCCCCTTTATCAGTTCTAGAAAG GTGTTGATGGATATGGGGCCACCAATTAGCAAGGATGTCCAGCTCGTTTCTTTCCACACTGTGTCTAAAGGATATTGGGGTGAATGTGGGCAGCGAGGGGGATACTTTGAGATGACCAACATTCCTCCAAAG ACAGTTGACGAGATATACAAGATTGCATCAATATCCCTCAGTCCTAATGTTCCCGCTCAGATATTT ATGGGATTGATGGTCAACCCACTCAAACCTGGAGATGTTTCATATGATCAATTTGTTAGGGAAAG CAAAGGAATCCTTGAATCATTGAGAAGAAGAGCAAGGATAATGACTGATGGATTTAACAGCTGCAAAAATGTGGTTTGTAATTTCACTGAAGGTAAATCGTTGTTATCAACAGGTCACTCAAAAGCTTTTGTTTTTTGTGATTTCTTCTCAGCACTTCTTCTTGGCTATCATACAGGTGCCATGTATTCTTTTCCTCAATTACGCTTACCACCAAAAGCTATAGAAGCTGCCAAACAGGCAGGAAAAGTCCCAGATGTTTTCTACTGTCTCAAGTTGTTGGAAGCAACAGGCATCTCAACTGTCCCGGGCTCCGGATTCGGACAAAAAGAAGG GGTTTTCCACTTGAGGACTACAATTCTACCTGCTGAGGAAGACATGCCTGAAATCATGTCGAGTTTCAAGAAATTCAACGACGAGTTCATGGCTCAATATGAAGATAACTGGAATCGTTCAAGGATGTGA